Proteins from a genomic interval of Prochlorothrix hollandica PCC 9006 = CALU 1027:
- a CDS encoding Hsp20/alpha crystallin family protein — MTLLHYRPLFDVDAELRTIQGEVNRIFGVVNPLNQSDFVPLAELVEMKDSFLLRLELPGVTKTDLNIEVTPDSVHISGQRQASTETAEILNERSEFRYGSFERVVGLPKEVKHNETKANYENGILTLTLPKRLSEENTVHKVTFEQI, encoded by the coding sequence ATGACCCTTCTACACTATCGCCCCCTCTTTGATGTTGATGCTGAACTACGCACGATCCAAGGAGAAGTTAACCGAATTTTTGGGGTCGTCAACCCCTTGAACCAGTCAGACTTTGTGCCTCTGGCAGAATTGGTGGAAATGAAAGACAGCTTTCTCCTGCGTTTAGAATTACCAGGCGTTACCAAAACAGACCTCAACATTGAAGTAACTCCCGATTCTGTCCATATTTCCGGCCAACGCCAAGCTTCAACAGAAACAGCGGAAATCCTCAACGAACGGAGTGAGTTTCGCTATGGTTCCTTTGAGCGGGTCGTGGGCCTTCCCAAGGAAGTGAAGCACAACGAAACCAAGGCCAACTATGAAAATGGCATTTTAACCCTCACCTTGCCCAAGCGTTTAAGCGAAGAAAACACGGTTCACAAAGTAACCTTCGAGCAGATCTAG
- the urtE gene encoding urea ABC transporter ATP-binding subunit UrtE: protein MLQVSGLNVYYGESHILRGVDLSVAPGQMVCLIGRNGVGKTTLLKSVMGLIKPRSGSIVLEGQSLDGLTPDRRAHLGIGYVPQGRDIIPRLTVRENLLLGLESVPPRDRKKGISADIYDLFPVLKTMLSRMGGDLSGGQQQQLAIARAIMSRPKLLVLDEPTEGIQPSIILEIEAAVRRIIETTGISVLLVEQHLHFVRQADWYYAMQKGGIVASGPTANLSQDVIQQFLAV from the coding sequence ATGCTGCAAGTGTCTGGGCTAAACGTCTATTACGGCGAAAGTCATATCTTGCGGGGCGTGGATTTGAGCGTGGCCCCCGGTCAGATGGTCTGCTTGATTGGGCGCAACGGCGTGGGCAAAACCACCCTGCTCAAGTCCGTGATGGGCTTAATTAAACCCCGCAGTGGCTCCATTGTCCTGGAGGGGCAATCCTTGGATGGGTTGACCCCCGATCGCCGCGCCCACCTGGGTATTGGCTATGTACCCCAAGGACGGGACATTATTCCCCGGCTGACGGTGAGGGAAAACCTGTTGTTGGGCCTGGAGTCGGTGCCACCCCGCGATCGCAAAAAAGGCATTTCCGCTGATATTTATGATCTGTTTCCCGTCCTCAAAACCATGCTCTCCCGCATGGGGGGGGATCTCAGCGGCGGTCAACAGCAGCAGTTGGCCATTGCCCGTGCCATCATGAGCCGCCCCAAACTCCTGGTTTTGGATGAACCCACGGAAGGAATCCAGCCCTCGATTATTTTGGAAATCGAAGCCGCTGTGCGCCGCATTATTGAAACCACCGGCATTTCCGTGCTGTTGGTGGAGCAACACTTACATTTTGTCCGCCAAGCGGATTGGTATTACGCCATGCAAAAGGGGGGCATTGTCGCCTCTGGACCCACGGCTAACCTGAGCCAGGACGTGATTCAACAGTTCCTCGCCGTTTAA